The Akkermansia sp. N21116 genome includes a region encoding these proteins:
- the recJ gene encoding single-stranded-DNA-specific exonuclease RecJ, translating into MRPSCANEHGKDADFPEGIPELVRHLLLRRGHGGGIETEQFLYPRLSDLTDPYLIADMRAAVDRIFKAVDAGESVCIYGDYDVDGVTSVALLQAILRAYDLEPRLFIPVRSREGYGLSEQGVARCLEEIDCDPTLIITVDCGTSSVDEVEELRDRGIDVIILDHHEAGPQGLPAAVAVVNPKVEDNSPYTYLCSAGVVFKLTHALLKERKLKDFDLKQYMDLVAVATVADIVPLVDENRLLVRHGLKRLVSSRHMGLQMLATLAGLSAVPTAAHVGFRIGPRINAAGRMDAPMDALELLLTMDSDRAQQLAQLLDGHNKKRQEEEETIRSEAIAMLQKDFDPSRDHVIVLGSRSWHPGVVGIVASQLMRRYYKPTFVIAIDSTGVGKGSGRAIPGVSLVQAINYCSDCLISGGGHDMAAGLVIEEKQLDMFREKFNRYVEETTTPQQRMPILLIDAEVTFAELTLDLLDSYELLEPFGNANPLPVFMSRGIFPTEPPKRAGNNHLKLFMRQGFVERDAIFFNGADFDLPEPPWDIAFTIDRNVFRGRTSLSISIQDIRTSVPPGEDDQAWV; encoded by the coding sequence ATGCGTCCTTCGTGCGCGAATGAACACGGGAAAGATGCGGATTTCCCGGAAGGGATTCCGGAACTTGTCCGGCATTTGCTGCTGAGGAGGGGACATGGCGGAGGCATTGAGACGGAACAGTTTTTGTATCCGCGGCTATCCGATTTGACGGATCCTTACCTGATTGCGGACATGCGTGCCGCCGTGGACCGTATTTTCAAGGCTGTGGATGCAGGCGAAAGCGTATGTATCTATGGTGACTACGATGTGGACGGAGTAACCTCCGTCGCCTTGTTGCAAGCCATCTTGCGGGCATACGATTTGGAACCCCGCCTTTTTATCCCCGTCCGTTCTCGCGAAGGCTACGGTTTGAGCGAGCAGGGAGTGGCACGATGCCTGGAGGAAATCGACTGCGATCCGACTTTGATTATTACTGTGGATTGCGGCACATCGTCCGTGGATGAAGTGGAGGAACTCCGTGACCGCGGTATCGATGTTATTATTCTGGATCATCACGAAGCCGGTCCTCAGGGGCTTCCTGCCGCAGTCGCAGTGGTGAATCCCAAGGTTGAAGACAACAGCCCTTATACTTATCTATGCAGTGCGGGGGTGGTGTTCAAGCTGACTCACGCGCTTCTCAAGGAACGCAAGCTGAAAGATTTCGACCTGAAACAATATATGGATCTCGTCGCTGTGGCAACGGTGGCGGATATTGTTCCTCTGGTAGATGAAAACCGCCTTCTTGTCCGCCACGGCCTGAAACGCCTGGTAAGCAGCCGTCACATGGGGTTGCAAATGCTGGCGACGCTGGCGGGATTGTCCGCCGTGCCGACCGCCGCCCATGTCGGTTTCCGCATCGGTCCCCGCATTAATGCCGCAGGACGCATGGACGCGCCGATGGATGCCTTGGAACTGTTGTTGACGATGGATTCCGACCGTGCCCAGCAGCTTGCCCAGTTGCTTGACGGGCATAACAAGAAGCGTCAGGAGGAGGAGGAGACGATAAGGTCGGAGGCTATTGCCATGCTTCAGAAGGATTTCGATCCGTCTCGGGATCATGTGATTGTGCTGGGTTCCCGTTCCTGGCATCCTGGAGTGGTCGGTATTGTGGCGTCCCAGTTGATGCGAAGATATTACAAGCCGACTTTCGTCATTGCGATTGACTCCACGGGAGTCGGCAAAGGCTCCGGGCGGGCGATTCCCGGCGTCTCGCTGGTGCAGGCGATCAATTATTGTTCGGATTGCCTGATTTCCGGAGGCGGCCACGACATGGCTGCCGGTCTTGTCATTGAGGAAAAACAGTTGGACATGTTCCGTGAGAAGTTCAACCGTTATGTGGAAGAGACAACGACGCCTCAGCAGAGGATGCCTATTCTTCTCATTGATGCCGAAGTGACGTTTGCGGAGTTGACTCTGGATTTGCTGGATAGCTACGAGTTGCTGGAACCTTTCGGCAATGCGAATCCGCTGCCGGTGTTCATGTCCCGCGGGATTTTCCCGACGGAACCGCCGAAGCGTGCCGGCAATAACCATTTGAAATTGTTTATGCGGCAAGGATTTGTCGAACGCGACGCCATTTTCTTCAACGGAGCAGACTTCGATCTTCCCGAACCTCCCTGGGACATTGCTTTTACCATTGACCGCAATGTGTTCCGAGGGAGGACTTCTCTGTCTATTTCCATTCAGGACATCCGCACTTCTGTCCCTCCCGGAGAGGATGACCAGGCTTGGGTTTAA
- a CDS encoding TonB-dependent receptor plug domain-containing protein produces the protein MTEMVVADKAPDPFRAETVTGATGTELAPELSPQTVNVLTRNLLEATNVDNLDEALAYDTSVSSGGSTLYSRTAGQYSIRGYSGSDVTLQGMPLPDGMGIVLDSSLIEQVEVVKGPIGSLEGGQTSTMGPYGAGGSIVLNLKQPLMENVTDIMAYTRLTEGGGQKYRLVGDNNRVWNRTNGQLGMRTIFVGEYEHPFWLKGGADGGQKYVISPSFLWKPDSRTKISLNLSFQYIDMPAYQGIPVLGGQFVGPYNAWYGGPLSRDEYKGALMQVNLEKKLDSTWTIRTGAGLGYSDVDYNLWALSSGAPNRKVSALEYYNSVIATGKGYYEYAWSDTRSTNWNVYGQALAKVRTGTVAHEILLGADYTGRNTNGHGTFGTTNQLFDLWNPEPPVPTGRDYGVGTKSSRTLHRTGLALQELASWNGWKFLAGTRVDAHFSAEGNTGFSVSPRAGISKEITDRIVWFGNLARTEAPNFNYKDASDKEMTSSWEANQYESGLRFNPFGSLWMNASWFMIEQSHTPELLPGDRSHYYDNGKSRSKGVEISLTGNITKAWSSYASYTFMQYKDIDAGQSFDRYAPHAVSLWQQYEVQGGFLTGTKLGLGYRFRDSSLATLRGEKIADNYTIPSYNVFDCSVEVPLPATRWFAESSIRFAVYNIFNEKYVASSRHAVQCFVGDPRTFEICFRSRF, from the coding sequence ATGACTGAAATGGTTGTTGCCGACAAGGCTCCCGATCCTTTCCGGGCAGAGACGGTAACCGGAGCCACGGGAACGGAGTTGGCTCCCGAACTGTCTCCTCAAACGGTCAATGTGTTGACCCGCAATTTGCTGGAAGCTACCAACGTGGACAATTTGGATGAGGCTTTGGCGTACGATACGTCCGTTTCCTCGGGAGGCTCGACTTTGTACTCCCGGACAGCAGGTCAATATTCCATCCGCGGTTATAGCGGTAGCGATGTGACTCTCCAAGGGATGCCTTTGCCGGATGGAATGGGGATCGTGCTGGATTCTTCCCTGATTGAACAAGTGGAAGTTGTTAAAGGCCCCATCGGTTCGCTGGAAGGCGGACAAACTTCGACCATGGGGCCTTACGGAGCGGGTGGTTCAATTGTGCTTAATCTGAAACAGCCGTTGATGGAAAATGTAACGGACATTATGGCCTATACGCGTCTGACGGAAGGCGGCGGTCAAAAGTACCGTCTTGTGGGAGACAATAACCGTGTTTGGAACAGGACAAACGGACAGTTGGGCATGCGGACGATTTTTGTCGGAGAATACGAACACCCGTTCTGGCTGAAAGGCGGAGCTGACGGTGGGCAGAAGTATGTGATCTCTCCGTCATTTTTATGGAAGCCCGACAGCCGCACGAAGATTTCCCTGAATTTGAGTTTCCAATACATCGATATGCCTGCCTACCAGGGGATTCCGGTTCTTGGCGGACAGTTTGTCGGTCCATACAATGCATGGTACGGAGGCCCTCTGTCGCGCGACGAGTACAAAGGGGCGTTGATGCAGGTGAATCTGGAGAAGAAACTGGACAGTACCTGGACGATCCGTACCGGGGCCGGACTGGGCTACAGTGATGTGGATTATAATTTGTGGGCCTTGTCGTCCGGGGCTCCCAACAGGAAGGTGAGTGCCTTGGAGTATTACAATTCTGTCATTGCAACAGGGAAAGGGTACTATGAATACGCATGGTCGGATACACGTTCGACCAACTGGAACGTGTACGGCCAGGCTCTTGCCAAGGTTCGTACGGGTACCGTGGCTCATGAGATTTTGCTGGGAGCGGATTATACGGGCCGCAACACGAACGGACATGGGACTTTTGGTACGACGAACCAACTTTTTGACCTGTGGAATCCGGAACCTCCTGTTCCCACCGGTCGTGATTACGGAGTGGGAACCAAAAGTTCCCGGACGCTGCATAGAACGGGCCTGGCCCTGCAGGAACTGGCTTCGTGGAACGGTTGGAAGTTTCTGGCGGGTACGCGTGTGGATGCCCATTTCAGTGCCGAGGGCAACACGGGATTTTCCGTAAGTCCGAGGGCAGGGATTTCCAAAGAGATCACGGATCGTATCGTCTGGTTCGGCAATTTGGCCCGTACGGAAGCTCCCAACTTCAACTACAAGGATGCGTCCGACAAGGAGATGACGAGCAGTTGGGAAGCCAACCAGTATGAATCGGGACTTCGTTTCAATCCTTTCGGATCTCTTTGGATGAATGCTTCCTGGTTCATGATTGAACAGAGCCATACGCCGGAACTCCTGCCCGGTGATCGTTCTCATTACTACGACAACGGCAAGAGCCGCTCCAAGGGGGTGGAAATTTCCCTGACTGGCAATATAACGAAAGCCTGGAGCTCCTATGCTTCGTATACCTTCATGCAGTATAAGGACATCGACGCCGGGCAGTCGTTCGACCGTTATGCTCCCCATGCCGTTTCCCTGTGGCAGCAGTATGAAGTCCAAGGCGGATTCCTGACGGGAACGAAGCTGGGTCTCGGCTACCGATTCCGCGATTCGAGCCTGGCGACGCTTCGCGGTGAGAAAATTGCCGACAATTATACGATTCCCTCCTACAATGTATTTGACTGCTCCGTGGAAGTGCCTCTTCCCGCGACGCGCTGGTTTGCCGAGTCGAGTATCCGGTTTGCTGTGTACAACATTTTTAATGAGAAGTATGTAGCGTCATCCCGTCACGCCGTACAGTGTTTTGTCGGGGATCCACGGACATTCGAAATCTGCTTCCGTTCCAGATTTTAA
- the speA gene encoding biosynthetic arginine decarboxylase, whose product MGTRREGIKQKVRGWNHSDSAELYGIDDWGNGYFRVNKSGEVTVRLTDKDDSRKDVCLTDLVEGLAERGTTVPVLFRFRDLLRCRIKELNESFRNAIKEAKYQGKYQGVYPIKVNQQRQVIEEITEFGTCYDYGLEAGSKPELIAALSYMHNPNAYLICNGYKDDEFIDLALTAQKLGINIFIVLEMPSELEVILRRAEKLKIRPNLGIRVRLATKGSGLWQESAGDKSVFGLNTAQVIDSVDKLKKEGYLDCLKLLHFHQGSQIPNISVIREGLTEAARIYVDLVREGAPLEVLDMGGGLAVDYDGSKTNFHSSCNYSIAEFARDVVEVVGEVCNKYDVEHPTLVTESGRAVVAYYSVLVFNILDVTSAPGTDEPPAMPENASEMLKCLAETNRIISRKNLQECYNDACYYRDQLRAQFFYGNSTLRERGVGEAYYWHILKRISLMLTEMETIPEDLRELSCSMVDFYYGNFSLFQSLPDSWAIDQLFPVMPLQRLDERPTNKAVIADITCDCDGKIDHFIDREDVAKALPLHDVAPDENYYVGVFLVGAYQETLGDLHNLLGDTNVVGVHLEEGRPVYTHEVEGDTVADVLSYVEYDPKALIDKFRTLAENAVSSGRITPAERRKAMDVFRSGLNGYTYYEL is encoded by the coding sequence ATGGGAACACGCAGGGAAGGAATCAAACAAAAGGTACGAGGCTGGAATCACTCCGATTCTGCAGAATTGTATGGAATTGACGACTGGGGCAACGGGTATTTTCGCGTTAATAAAAGCGGGGAAGTGACCGTGCGCCTTACGGACAAGGATGACTCTCGCAAGGACGTTTGCCTGACCGATCTGGTGGAGGGGCTAGCAGAACGAGGAACGACGGTTCCCGTCCTGTTCCGTTTCCGCGACTTGCTTCGCTGCCGTATCAAGGAACTCAACGAGAGTTTTCGCAATGCGATCAAAGAGGCGAAATACCAGGGTAAGTATCAGGGAGTTTACCCGATCAAGGTCAATCAGCAGCGACAGGTCATCGAAGAAATTACCGAATTTGGCACGTGTTACGATTACGGTCTGGAAGCCGGTTCCAAACCGGAACTGATTGCCGCATTGTCGTACATGCATAATCCGAATGCCTATCTGATTTGCAACGGCTACAAGGATGACGAATTTATCGACCTTGCCCTGACGGCGCAAAAACTGGGCATCAACATCTTCATTGTCTTGGAAATGCCCTCCGAATTGGAGGTGATTCTTCGCCGTGCTGAAAAATTGAAGATCCGCCCCAATCTGGGAATTCGTGTCCGTTTGGCGACCAAGGGATCCGGCCTATGGCAGGAATCTGCCGGCGACAAGTCGGTGTTCGGTTTGAATACGGCCCAGGTGATCGACTCTGTCGATAAACTGAAAAAGGAAGGGTATCTGGATTGCCTGAAACTTCTTCATTTCCATCAAGGATCCCAGATTCCGAATATTTCCGTGATCCGCGAGGGGTTGACGGAAGCCGCACGCATCTATGTGGATCTCGTCCGGGAAGGAGCTCCATTGGAGGTGCTCGACATGGGCGGCGGGCTGGCCGTGGACTACGATGGTTCCAAGACTAACTTTCATTCGTCCTGTAACTACTCCATCGCGGAATTCGCCCGTGACGTCGTGGAAGTAGTCGGGGAAGTCTGCAACAAATACGATGTCGAGCATCCGACGCTTGTTACGGAATCCGGTCGTGCCGTCGTGGCTTATTATTCCGTACTTGTGTTCAATATTCTGGATGTGACCAGCGCTCCCGGAACTGACGAACCGCCGGCCATGCCTGAAAATGCTTCGGAAATGCTCAAATGCCTGGCAGAGACGAACCGCATCATTTCCCGCAAAAATCTGCAGGAATGCTACAACGATGCCTGCTACTACCGCGACCAGTTGCGTGCCCAGTTTTTCTACGGCAATAGTACGCTCCGCGAACGCGGTGTGGGCGAAGCTTATTACTGGCACATCCTCAAACGTATTTCTTTGATGTTGACCGAGATGGAGACGATTCCCGAGGATTTGCGCGAATTGTCCTGTTCTATGGTAGACTTCTACTATGGCAACTTTTCCCTGTTCCAGTCCCTGCCGGACTCCTGGGCTATTGACCAGTTGTTCCCAGTGATGCCTTTGCAGCGTCTCGACGAACGGCCCACCAACAAAGCCGTCATTGCCGACATTACCTGCGATTGCGACGGGAAGATCGACCATTTTATCGACCGGGAAGACGTTGCCAAGGCCCTTCCTCTGCACGATGTGGCTCCGGATGAAAACTACTATGTCGGAGTTTTCCTCGTCGGAGCCTACCAGGAAACCCTGGGAGACCTGCACAATTTGCTCGGAGATACGAATGTCGTCGGCGTCCATCTGGAAGAAGGACGTCCCGTCTATACTCACGAGGTAGAGGGAGATACTGTTGCTGATGTCCTGTCGTATGTCGAATACGATCCCAAAGCTTTGATTGACAAATTCCGGACACTGGCGGAGAACGCTGTATCATCCGGAAGGATCACTCCCGCAGAACGCCGTAAAGCAATGGACGTGTTCCGTTCAGGCCTGAACGGCTATACATACTACGAACTCTGA
- a CDS encoding ABC transporter permease has product MRFLLRLLRAESVDQPGRMLTGIGAMLVSVCLIVWLVGSYDSMIRSFDEEADSYMGVYDLCIGPVSRGGMPGSNRSRAKGEDGDGLGFGFLGTGTGLKDKEAARKTGSGMPGQGRPERSGRSGGKPGRESAAFSSAPSLGRTLPDSLVAELKKEPSIETMHLACQVRVPIGKNDTRTGQTFDDFIRSRMGTPSPSPMLVASDASWCPFEMETGRWPDMAVSHAMEGVLGSGSAKMFDIHVGDMLSIRSGERVSHVKVVGIVEQPQGSVGVGTGSAGPALASFFIPRPVFKAITGEEWQPNLVYLRLRESVDKTAFMRKWQPVLESSGAAFADTEAVRRSMERNRSVSMMKSSANSAVGLVLFSCIFIIFTTLSMGVRERSRKLALMRALGVSKRQIAGLVFGESLMLSIPAMVGGLLAGWVLLAVMDTRHGWWASCPSWDAVLLALACALAGGLIAAVIPAWRSTRLSPMEMCESPFESAARSGRNFLPLLFVIGILAWSVQPVVLLIPGLGEEIVKPVFTLAGYPCLILGALCLAPAFAIVAERVLAPFTAYLLRLPGAFLRLQLTSNLAQSAGTVISMTVGLGLFMAIQMWGYSMLVPFTPDRTLPNTLVSVLHADFAPDECREVIREIGMDPDKVYPIYVEEPSIAEAQLASPAFAVVKQKTVVVAGVPLRDMMDGPDASLNLQFIQGGRDEALKKMESGRAVLIPNTFADTAHLKVGDMLMLDNPSSPGEIKPWEVAGVVAMPGWHWLTKTSGIRVRTGSFIAGLLIADEARVRETYGVDRVRFFWGDAPEDMSAEMFRFALEGVLEKRNHGKAGEIVGRGVEIKPMVKVSSRETLTQSVGARADSVLDAMSRLPLIALAIAMLAVMNTVMASVRSRRHAIGVMRAVGVTRGMVVRMVWAESLLLGGAAILLSFAFASLVSWGALEIQRFGFVFGTIVPPLHIPWLHILFGSVMTLFLCLLAGTVAAVRIVRRPPDQLMKDIPG; this is encoded by the coding sequence ATGAGATTCTTGCTACGCCTCCTGAGAGCAGAGTCTGTGGATCAGCCCGGACGCATGTTGACGGGTATTGGCGCCATGCTGGTGTCCGTGTGTTTGATCGTGTGGCTTGTCGGCAGTTACGACAGCATGATTCGCAGCTTCGATGAAGAGGCGGATTCCTATATGGGGGTGTATGATCTTTGTATCGGCCCGGTTTCTCGAGGAGGTATGCCCGGAAGCAATCGTAGCCGCGCCAAAGGGGAGGATGGAGATGGCTTGGGATTCGGCTTTTTAGGTACGGGTACGGGATTGAAAGACAAGGAGGCTGCCCGGAAGACCGGTTCCGGCATGCCGGGACAAGGGCGTCCGGAAAGATCTGGCCGCTCCGGAGGTAAGCCGGGGAGGGAAAGCGCCGCTTTTTCGTCAGCTCCGTCTCTGGGCAGAACGTTGCCCGACAGTCTGGTGGCAGAGTTGAAGAAGGAACCTTCCATAGAAACCATGCATCTTGCCTGCCAGGTGCGTGTGCCTATCGGCAAGAATGATACCCGTACCGGACAAACTTTCGATGATTTTATCCGTTCCAGGATGGGAACTCCTTCCCCCAGTCCCATGCTGGTTGCTTCCGATGCTTCCTGGTGTCCATTTGAAATGGAGACTGGGCGTTGGCCGGACATGGCGGTGTCTCATGCGATGGAAGGGGTTCTTGGCAGTGGCAGTGCGAAGATGTTCGATATTCACGTTGGGGACATGCTGTCCATCCGGTCCGGAGAAAGGGTGAGTCATGTGAAGGTGGTCGGCATTGTCGAACAACCTCAGGGCAGTGTCGGAGTCGGGACGGGGTCGGCTGGTCCGGCATTGGCTTCCTTCTTTATTCCCCGTCCTGTGTTCAAAGCAATTACCGGGGAGGAATGGCAGCCCAATTTGGTGTACCTGCGCCTTCGAGAATCCGTGGACAAGACTGCGTTCATGAGAAAATGGCAACCTGTTCTCGAATCATCCGGGGCGGCTTTTGCCGATACGGAAGCAGTTCGTCGTTCCATGGAAAGGAACCGCTCCGTTTCCATGATGAAGAGCAGTGCCAATTCAGCAGTCGGCCTCGTTCTGTTCTCTTGTATCTTCATTATTTTTACGACTCTGAGCATGGGTGTCCGCGAGCGTTCCCGGAAGCTGGCTTTGATGCGGGCCCTGGGTGTCAGTAAGCGCCAAATAGCGGGACTTGTGTTCGGAGAGAGCCTGATGCTGAGTATTCCCGCCATGGTCGGAGGCCTTTTGGCCGGGTGGGTATTGCTGGCCGTTATGGATACCCGCCACGGATGGTGGGCATCCTGTCCGTCGTGGGATGCCGTCCTGCTTGCACTGGCGTGTGCCTTGGCCGGAGGCTTGATAGCTGCCGTGATTCCGGCATGGAGGTCGACTCGTCTTTCTCCGATGGAGATGTGCGAGTCTCCCTTTGAATCGGCCGCCCGCTCAGGAAGGAATTTCCTGCCGCTTTTATTCGTCATCGGGATTTTGGCATGGAGTGTCCAGCCGGTGGTGTTGCTTATTCCCGGTTTGGGCGAGGAGATTGTCAAACCCGTGTTTACGCTGGCGGGATATCCTTGCCTCATCTTGGGGGCTTTGTGTCTTGCCCCGGCGTTTGCAATTGTCGCGGAGCGAGTGCTGGCTCCGTTTACGGCGTATCTTCTTCGTCTGCCTGGAGCGTTTTTGCGTTTGCAGTTGACGAGTAATCTGGCGCAGAGTGCGGGGACGGTCATTTCGATGACGGTAGGGTTGGGGCTGTTTATGGCGATTCAGATGTGGGGATATTCCATGCTGGTTCCGTTTACTCCCGACCGGACTTTGCCCAATACGCTTGTTTCCGTACTGCATGCGGATTTTGCACCTGACGAGTGTCGGGAGGTGATTCGTGAAATAGGGATGGATCCGGACAAGGTATATCCCATTTACGTTGAGGAACCTTCGATTGCCGAAGCCCAGTTGGCGTCTCCCGCTTTTGCCGTAGTGAAGCAGAAGACGGTCGTCGTTGCCGGAGTTCCGCTTCGCGACATGATGGATGGCCCGGATGCCTCGTTGAATCTGCAGTTTATCCAGGGTGGCAGGGACGAGGCGCTCAAGAAAATGGAGTCCGGCCGGGCTGTCCTGATTCCGAATACTTTTGCCGATACGGCTCATTTGAAGGTAGGGGACATGTTGATGCTGGATAATCCTTCTTCCCCCGGCGAGATCAAGCCCTGGGAGGTGGCGGGAGTTGTAGCCATGCCGGGATGGCATTGGCTGACCAAGACGAGTGGTATCCGGGTGCGGACGGGGAGCTTCATTGCTGGTTTGCTGATTGCCGACGAGGCCCGCGTCCGGGAAACGTATGGAGTGGATCGCGTCCGTTTTTTCTGGGGGGATGCACCGGAGGATATGTCGGCGGAGATGTTCCGTTTTGCCCTGGAAGGTGTCTTGGAAAAACGGAACCACGGGAAGGCCGGTGAGATTGTTGGCAGAGGTGTTGAGATTAAACCCATGGTTAAAGTTTCTTCGCGTGAAACGTTGACTCAAAGCGTTGGTGCGCGAGCGGACAGCGTGTTGGATGCCATGAGTCGCTTGCCGTTGATTGCCCTGGCAATTGCCATGCTGGCTGTGATGAACACAGTGATGGCCTCCGTCAGATCCCGTCGTCATGCCATTGGTGTAATGCGTGCCGTGGGCGTGACGCGGGGCATGGTGGTGCGCATGGTGTGGGCCGAAAGTCTTTTGCTGGGCGGAGCCGCTATTCTCCTGAGCTTTGCGTTTGCTTCCCTGGTGTCGTGGGGGGCTTTGGAGATTCAGCGTTTCGGTTTTGTCTTCGGAACGATTGTTCCTCCGTTGCATATTCCCTGGCTGCATATTCTTTTCGGGTCTGTGATGACTCTGTTCCTGTGTCTTCTTGCGGGGACGGTTGCCGCGGTGCGGATTGTCCGGCGGCCTCCGGATCAGCTCATGAAAGATATTCCCGGTTAG
- a CDS encoding class I SAM-dependent rRNA methyltransferase: protein MYNDKKPFRRDSRPPRRDNTPPARKRLTYRDGTPLGSEAWISPWVELKYFSYNPAVFPRMIGAISPEAGPGELVHVYDKNGELFGAGFWNEPSRTPLRMVYHGKDAFSETGLDKAIAAAVRLRREVLRLDETTNAYRVIHGDSDGIGGLIVDRYADVLSLEVSTLGAWQRLERWLPMLHKLCGTSRHVIQVDEDIARMEGIDARNLPCPSAPVRIVKIHENGITYEVDFAQGHKTGFFCDQRDNRLKFSTMVKGASVLDLCCYSGGFSIAAKMLGEAGDVTAVDLDEKAIAMAKRNANINNQRINFVHADAFVYARQMVRNGTLFDAVLLDPPKFIIGRDGYDEGIKKYHDLNMLGLQCLRPGGLFVTCSCSGLLTPSDFERVIIKAAQRQGRKLQIMAMTGPGWDHPFLSTYPEGRYLKVLWAIAL from the coding sequence ATGTACAACGACAAAAAGCCCTTCCGCCGCGATTCCCGCCCCCCGCGCCGAGACAACACTCCGCCCGCCCGCAAGCGCCTTACCTACCGGGACGGTACACCACTTGGCAGCGAAGCCTGGATATCTCCCTGGGTGGAATTGAAATACTTTTCCTACAATCCGGCCGTCTTCCCCCGCATGATCGGCGCAATCAGTCCGGAAGCTGGTCCGGGAGAATTGGTACACGTATATGATAAAAACGGAGAACTCTTCGGAGCCGGATTCTGGAACGAACCCAGCCGGACACCGCTCCGCATGGTATATCACGGCAAAGACGCCTTTTCAGAAACAGGACTGGACAAGGCCATCGCCGCCGCCGTACGGCTCCGCCGAGAAGTCTTGAGACTGGATGAAACCACCAATGCCTACCGTGTCATCCACGGGGATTCCGACGGTATCGGCGGTCTGATCGTGGATCGCTACGCAGATGTTCTCAGCCTCGAAGTCAGTACGCTGGGTGCATGGCAACGCCTTGAACGCTGGCTGCCTATGCTCCACAAATTGTGCGGTACCAGCCGTCACGTCATCCAGGTAGACGAAGACATCGCCCGCATGGAAGGCATTGATGCCCGCAATCTCCCCTGCCCATCCGCCCCCGTCCGTATCGTTAAAATCCACGAAAACGGCATTACCTATGAGGTAGACTTCGCCCAAGGACATAAAACGGGATTCTTCTGCGACCAGCGTGACAACCGTTTGAAATTTTCCACGATGGTCAAAGGAGCCTCCGTTCTGGATCTTTGTTGTTACAGCGGAGGATTTTCCATTGCAGCCAAAATGCTTGGAGAAGCAGGAGACGTCACTGCCGTCGATCTGGATGAAAAGGCAATTGCCATGGCCAAACGCAACGCCAACATCAATAACCAGCGAATTAACTTCGTCCATGCGGATGCTTTCGTATACGCCCGCCAGATGGTGAGGAACGGCACTCTATTCGATGCCGTCCTGCTGGATCCACCCAAATTCATCATCGGCCGCGACGGCTACGACGAAGGCATCAAAAAATACCATGACTTGAACATGCTGGGTCTGCAATGCCTGCGCCCGGGGGGCCTGTTCGTCACGTGTTCCTGTTCCGGCCTGCTGACTCCGTCCGACTTCGAGAGAGTCATCATCAAAGCAGCCCAGCGCCAGGGACGCAAGCTTCAGATTATGGCCATGACAGGGCCCGGTTGGGATCATCCCTTCCTCAGTACCTATCCGGAAGGACGCTATCTGAAAGTCCTCTGGGCAATTGCCCTGTAA
- a CDS encoding ABC transporter ATP-binding protein, with protein MNDPVIHLEHVCKSYPSGRGRAHVLNDVELRVETGEFVSVMGASGSGKTTLLNLIGGLLQVDSGLVRVAGKELTGLDDRSLTLFRRNDLGFVFQMFNLVPGLTVEENVMLPGLAAGGSFGDEERRACSRLLTRVGLEGKEKRRPRELSGGEQQRVAIARALLHRPHLVLADEPTGNLDSETTGAIGEIFRSLHDDTGITMMLVTHEPSVALWGERIIILKDGRIAADVGSGQFSSPVELSAFYQQVLQKDQI; from the coding sequence ATGAACGATCCTGTTATCCACTTGGAGCATGTTTGCAAATCGTATCCGTCAGGCCGAGGAAGAGCCCATGTATTGAACGATGTGGAGCTCCGGGTGGAAACCGGCGAGTTTGTGTCGGTCATGGGGGCCAGTGGTTCCGGTAAGACGACTTTGTTGAATTTGATCGGAGGCCTGCTGCAGGTCGATTCCGGACTTGTCCGTGTTGCCGGCAAGGAATTGACGGGATTGGATGACAGGTCTCTGACTTTGTTTCGACGGAATGATCTGGGGTTTGTCTTCCAGATGTTTAACCTCGTCCCCGGCCTGACGGTGGAGGAAAATGTCATGCTTCCCGGTCTGGCGGCCGGCGGATCCTTTGGCGATGAGGAACGCAGGGCATGTAGCCGGCTTCTGACCCGTGTCGGTCTGGAAGGGAAAGAGAAGCGTCGACCACGTGAGTTGAGCGGAGGGGAACAGCAGCGTGTCGCTATCGCCAGGGCTCTTCTGCATCGGCCACACCTCGTCCTGGCGGATGAACCGACCGGCAACCTTGATTCGGAGACTACCGGGGCAATCGGGGAAATCTTCCGTTCTCTGCATGACGATACCGGTATTACCATGATGCTGGTGACCCACGAACCTTCCGTTGCATTGTGGGGAGAGCGCATTATCATCCTGAAGGACGGCAGGATTGCTGCCGATGTCGGATCCGGGCAATTCAGTTCCCCGGTCGAGTTGTCCGCTTTTTACCAACAGGTTTTGCAGAAGGATCAGATATGA